Part of the Mycolicibacterium thermoresistibile genome, AGGCCCACGAGGACGCCAAGAGCGCGCTGGCCGAACTGCGTGACGTGGTCCGCGGAATCGCCCCGACCATCCTCACCGACCGCGGTCTGGACGCGGCGCTGTCCGCGGTCGTACAGCGCGCCGAAACCTCCGGTGTGCCGACCACTCTGAACCTGCACCTGCCCCGACGGCTGCCGGAGGAGGTGGAGTCGGTCGCCTACTTCGTCGTCGCCGAGGCGTTGACCAACGTCGTCAAACACGCCCAGGCCAGCCAGGCGGTGGTCACCGTGCGGTTGAACGAGACAGACAACACCCTGCAGGTGTCGGTGTTCGACGACGGCTGCGGCTCGGCACAGATCTCCGACCGGGACAACGCCACCGGGCTGCGCGGACTGGCCGAACGGGTCCGCGCCGCGCACGGCACATTCACCGTGTCCAGTCCGCCCACCGGTCCCACCATCGTCACGGCGGTGCTGCCATGCGGATCGTGATCGCCGAGGACTCCGCGCTGCTGCGGGCCGGCATCGAGCGCATCCTCACCGACGCGGGTCACGAGGTGGTGGCGGGCGTCCCCGACGCCACCGACCTGCTGCGGTTGGTCAACGAACTGCGGCCGGACCTGGCCATCGTCGATGTGCGGATGCCCCCCACGTTCACCGACGAGGGCATCCGGGCGGCCGCGCTGCTGCGCAGCCAGAATCCGGAGTCCCCGGTGCTGGTGCTGTCCCACTATGTCGAGGAACGCTACGCTGCAGACCTGATCGCCTCGGACACAAAAGGTTTCGGGTATCTGCTCAAGGACCGGGTGGCCGACGTGCCGGCCTTCCTCGATGCCGTCGAGGTGGTCGGGGGCGGCGGCACGGTGCTCGACCCGGAGGTGGTGTCACAGATCTTGGTGCGTTCACACCGGCGCAGCGCTCTCGATGAGCTTACCGCCCGAGAACACGACGTGCTGCGGCTGATGGCCGAGGGCAAGACCAATTCGGCGATCGCCGGTGCGCTGCACATCTCGATCGGCTCG contains:
- a CDS encoding response regulator transcription factor, yielding MRIVIAEDSALLRAGIERILTDAGHEVVAGVPDATDLLRLVNELRPDLAIVDVRMPPTFTDEGIRAAALLRSQNPESPVLVLSHYVEERYAADLIASDTKGFGYLLKDRVADVPAFLDAVEVVGGGGTVLDPEVVSQILVRSHRRSALDELTAREHDVLRLMAEGKTNSAIAGALHISIGSAEKHIASIFTKLGLEPDESENRRVLAVLRYLES